In Risungbinella massiliensis, a single window of DNA contains:
- a CDS encoding protein kinase domain-containing protein, with protein sequence MNFQLRNNRYQLLQLLADEELTHLYLAKDTETDEEVIVEILQPRYAVQKAIREQFLLNGEMLQSLQIPNIVKPIYLESSKTICYQVWSKCSAISLEEYIGLNQVLSREESLQVAYEITFLLEALHNQGLTHGNLCSASIYYTPTQPVELKVPMALSKEEQAGLNILSYKKQAPFAVHYQSPEQLRGEKGTVQSDLYALGVILYRAVSGSFPNQEPNGGHPKNLTKDNKLLALLTKLLDERPSKRFQSAKAARRAISKLMGKERKLPIKLPWIIGGAISAAVLIASIPLIGLADQEEIDRVPIVEKSGTGSNSNQSKNPSLQGEDSMNPSEGPSPDASKSKQIVPKPVQTKPTKPSTNSKPSLPDTLPKPTDPPPIDPKPPTNPPPDPERPKFCFFFCSKQTKSLSDMLNMSERLSL encoded by the coding sequence TTGAACTTTCAATTACGCAATAATCGATATCAGCTTCTCCAGCTGTTGGCTGACGAGGAACTAACTCACTTGTATTTAGCAAAAGATACGGAAACGGATGAGGAAGTAATCGTAGAAATCCTACAGCCTAGATATGCGGTGCAAAAAGCGATTCGAGAGCAATTTTTACTTAATGGAGAAATGCTTCAATCGCTCCAAATTCCTAACATTGTCAAACCAATTTATTTAGAGTCTAGTAAGACAATCTGTTACCAAGTTTGGAGCAAATGTAGCGCGATCTCGTTAGAAGAGTATATTGGCTTAAATCAAGTTCTATCACGAGAAGAATCTCTCCAAGTAGCTTATGAGATCACCTTCTTACTGGAGGCATTGCATAATCAGGGATTAACTCATGGAAATTTGTGTTCTGCTTCCATCTACTATACTCCTACTCAGCCAGTTGAGTTGAAAGTTCCCATGGCTTTATCTAAGGAGGAACAAGCAGGTTTAAACATACTATCCTATAAAAAGCAAGCTCCTTTTGCAGTTCATTATCAATCTCCTGAACAACTACGTGGAGAAAAAGGTACCGTCCAGAGCGATCTCTATGCTTTGGGGGTCATTTTATATCGGGCCGTATCAGGGTCTTTTCCTAATCAAGAACCAAATGGAGGTCATCCCAAGAATCTCACAAAAGACAACAAACTGTTGGCTCTGTTAACAAAATTGCTAGACGAGCGGCCTAGTAAGCGTTTTCAATCCGCTAAAGCAGCTCGCCGCGCTATCAGCAAATTAATGGGCAAAGAACGAAAGCTTCCTATTAAACTTCCTTGGATCATAGGAGGAGCTATCTCAGCTGCCGTTCTAATCGCTTCGATACCACTGATAGGTTTAGCAGATCAAGAGGAGATTGACCGAGTTCCTATAGTAGAAAAATCTGGTACTGGCTCCAATTCTAATCAATCCAAAAATCCTAGTTTGCAAGGAGAAGATAGTATGAATCCGAGTGAAGGACCTTCTCCTGATGCAAGTAAATCCAAACAAATTGTCCCGAAACCAGTACAGACCAAGCCAACAAAACCTTCTACTAATTCCAAACCATCATTACCTGATACGCTACCAAAGCCAACTGATCCACCGCCAATAGATCCAAAACCTCCAACTAATCCGCCACCTGATCCAGAACGACCTAAATTTTGTTTCTTTTTTTGCTCAAAGCAAACAAAAAGCCTTTCGGACATGTTGAACATGTCCGAAAGGCTTTCACTTTGA
- the sdhB gene encoding succinate dehydrogenase iron-sulfur subunit encodes MSEQRVIRLIVTRQDDANSEPYQEEFAVPYRKNMNIISALMEIQRNPVNTKGETVAPIQWESNCLEEVCGACSMVINGRPRQACTALIDSLEQPVQVEPIKTFPVLRDLVVDRGRMFDALKKVKAWIPIDGTHDLGPAPRQSESEQQWRYELSKCMTCGVCLEACPNVNQTATFIGPFAVGQVAMFNAHPTGAMNKEERTEALISEGGLQECGNSQNCVQACPKGIPLTTAIATMNREASKHLFKKWLSF; translated from the coding sequence ATGAGTGAACAACGTGTGATTCGGCTGATCGTGACTCGCCAAGATGATGCGAACAGCGAGCCATATCAAGAAGAATTTGCCGTCCCTTACCGTAAAAACATGAACATTATCTCTGCATTGATGGAGATTCAACGAAACCCTGTCAATACAAAAGGTGAGACGGTAGCTCCAATCCAGTGGGAGTCCAACTGCCTAGAAGAAGTTTGTGGTGCTTGTTCGATGGTTATCAATGGTCGTCCACGCCAAGCATGTACTGCCCTTATTGATAGTCTAGAGCAACCAGTTCAAGTAGAGCCGATCAAGACATTCCCGGTACTACGTGACTTGGTAGTAGATCGTGGTCGTATGTTCGATGCTCTCAAAAAAGTGAAAGCTTGGATCCCGATCGATGGTACTCATGATTTGGGCCCAGCACCTCGTCAATCCGAAAGTGAACAACAATGGCGCTATGAGCTTTCCAAATGTATGACTTGTGGTGTTTGTTTGGAGGCTTGTCCAAACGTCAACCAAACTGCTACCTTTATTGGACCATTTGCTGTAGGGCAAGTTGCGATGTTCAACGCTCATCCAACCGGTGCAATGAACAAAGAAGAACGTACAGAAGCGCTCATCTCGGAAGGCGGTTTGCAAGAGTGCGGGAACTCTCAAAACTGTGTTCAAGCATGTCCAAAAGGAATCCCACTCACTACTGCGATCGCTACAATGAACCGTGAAGCTTCCAAACACTTATTCAAAAAATGGCTCTCTTTCTAA
- the sdhA gene encoding succinate dehydrogenase flavoprotein subunit: protein MNEKIIIVGGGLAGLSAALKAAESGARVQLFSIVPVKRSHSVCAQGGINGAVNTKGEGDSPWEHFDDTIYGGDFLANQPPVKAMAEAAPGIIYMMDRMGVPFNRTPEGLIDFRRFGGTKHHRTAFAGATTGQQLLYALDEQVRRYEAEGRVEKFEHWEFLSIIKDEEGRCRGIVAQNLRTGEAKAFPADATILATGGPGIIFGKSTNSMINTGTAASAVYQQGVYYANGEFIQVHPTAIPGDDKLRLMSESARGEGGRVWTYKDGKPWYFLEEKYPEYGNLVPRDIATREIFNVCVDQKLGINGENMVYLDLSHKDPKELDIKLGGIIEIYEKFIGEDPRKVPMRIFPAVHYSMGGLWVDFNQMTNIPGLFAAGECEYQYHGANRLGANSLLSCIYGGLLAGPKAIEYVRGLDKSADDLDTSLYTQHEQAEQTKYENLFKMEGTENAYVIHKELGEWMTDNVTVVRFNDRLKKTDDKIQELMERYKNINMIDSSKWSNQAAPFTRHLWNMLQLARVITIGALNRNESRGAHYKPDFPDRNDEEWLKTTKAKFTEEGPVFEYEDVDTSLIKPRPRRYDVAKKTGGTA from the coding sequence ATGAATGAAAAAATAATTATCGTCGGAGGAGGATTAGCAGGACTTTCCGCAGCGCTCAAAGCAGCAGAATCTGGCGCACGGGTTCAGCTATTCTCCATCGTTCCTGTGAAACGTTCTCACTCTGTTTGTGCACAAGGTGGGATTAACGGTGCAGTAAATACCAAAGGGGAAGGAGATTCTCCTTGGGAGCACTTTGACGACACGATTTATGGTGGAGACTTCCTTGCCAACCAACCTCCAGTAAAAGCGATGGCAGAAGCAGCACCAGGAATTATCTATATGATGGATCGCATGGGTGTTCCGTTTAACCGTACTCCAGAAGGCCTTATCGATTTCCGCCGTTTTGGAGGAACAAAACACCATCGTACCGCATTTGCTGGTGCAACCACTGGTCAACAATTGCTATATGCATTAGATGAGCAAGTTCGCCGCTATGAAGCAGAAGGCCGAGTAGAGAAATTTGAACACTGGGAATTTCTCTCGATCATCAAAGATGAGGAAGGACGTTGCCGTGGGATCGTAGCCCAAAATCTACGTACTGGCGAAGCAAAAGCATTCCCGGCGGATGCAACGATTCTTGCTACTGGTGGTCCCGGAATTATCTTTGGAAAATCGACTAACTCCATGATTAATACAGGTACTGCAGCATCGGCTGTTTACCAACAAGGTGTTTACTACGCTAATGGAGAGTTCATCCAAGTTCACCCTACTGCAATTCCAGGAGACGATAAGTTACGCCTTATGTCTGAGTCGGCTCGTGGAGAAGGTGGTCGTGTTTGGACTTATAAAGACGGAAAACCTTGGTATTTCCTAGAAGAAAAATATCCAGAGTACGGTAACTTAGTTCCTCGTGATATCGCTACCCGGGAGATCTTCAATGTCTGCGTAGATCAGAAGCTTGGGATCAATGGGGAAAACATGGTTTATCTAGACCTTTCCCACAAAGATCCAAAAGAGCTCGATATCAAATTGGGTGGTATTATCGAGATCTATGAGAAGTTCATTGGAGAGGACCCACGGAAAGTTCCAATGCGTATTTTCCCAGCGGTTCACTACTCCATGGGTGGACTATGGGTTGATTTCAACCAAATGACCAACATTCCAGGGCTATTTGCTGCTGGTGAGTGTGAGTATCAGTATCATGGTGCGAACCGTTTGGGTGCGAATTCCTTGCTTTCTTGTATTTATGGTGGTCTCTTAGCAGGACCAAAAGCGATTGAGTATGTTCGTGGGTTGGATAAATCTGCAGACGATCTCGATACAAGCTTGTATACCCAACATGAACAAGCGGAGCAAACCAAATACGAGAACCTCTTTAAAATGGAAGGCACGGAAAATGCATATGTCATTCACAAAGAGTTGGGCGAATGGATGACGGATAACGTAACCGTAGTTCGTTTTAACGATCGACTCAAGAAAACGGATGACAAAATCCAAGAACTAATGGAACGTTACAAAAATATCAATATGATTGATTCCAGTAAATGGAGCAACCAAGCAGCACCATTTACCCGTCATCTTTGGAACATGCTACAACTGGCACGAGTGATTACCATCGGTGCACTCAATCGGAATGAATCCCGTGGTGCTCACTACAAGCCAGATTTCCCAGATCGTAATGATGAAGAATGGCTCAAAACGACCAAAGCGAAGTTTACGGAAGAAGGTCCTGTCTTTGAATATGAAGATGTGGATACTTCTCTGATCAAACCTCGCCCACGCCGCTATGACGTAGCTAAAAAGACTGGAGGGACAGCATAA
- a CDS encoding succinate dehydrogenase cytochrome b558 subunit, giving the protein MMGSQFMNRRLHSLLGVIPVGFFLLEHLYTNFQVTKGSDAFVEQVEWLWGLPLLPVLEILFIFLPLLYHAVYGTYIAFQAQHNVNRFGTFRNYMFLLQRITGVLTFVYIIYHVWSTRIAIMFVDAASDTAKAQELANITAQHLSSPIVLTIYIIGLIGAVFHFSNGMWSFLVSWGVTVGPRAQLVSSYVWGVAFLVISYIGVRALWAFHHLPVTAMQ; this is encoded by the coding sequence ATGATGGGCAGTCAGTTCATGAATCGTAGGCTGCATTCACTACTTGGTGTAATACCAGTAGGATTTTTTTTACTCGAGCACTTGTATACCAACTTCCAAGTTACCAAAGGTTCGGACGCTTTTGTCGAACAAGTTGAGTGGCTATGGGGGCTACCATTACTTCCTGTGTTAGAAATACTATTTATTTTCTTGCCACTTCTCTACCATGCAGTTTACGGTACGTACATTGCGTTTCAAGCACAACATAACGTGAATCGTTTTGGCACCTTCCGTAACTACATGTTCCTTCTACAACGTATCACTGGTGTGTTAACCTTCGTCTACATTATTTATCATGTTTGGTCTACTAGAATTGCGATAATGTTTGTAGATGCTGCATCAGATACTGCGAAGGCTCAAGAGTTGGCTAATATCACGGCACAGCATTTGTCTAGTCCAATTGTTCTCACTATTTATATCATTGGTTTGATTGGAGCAGTATTCCATTTCAGTAATGGTATGTGGTCGTTCCTCGTGAGCTGGGGTGTGACTGTAGGACCTCGCGCTCAGCTAGTTTCCTCGTATGTTTGGGGAGTAGCATTTCTCGTAATCTCCTACATCGGCGTGCGTGCGTTATGGGCTTTCCACCATCTCCCCGTCACGGCGATGCAGTAG
- a CDS encoding aspartate kinase, with protein sequence MSVVVMKFGGTSVADVDRIRKVASRIQKSLEAGEHPVVVVSAMGKTTDDLIGLAKQISTKPSAREMDMLVTTGEQVTISLLAMALQEVGVLARSLTGWQAGIHTEAVHGKAKVSEVDTSTLAEVIVEGAVPIVAGFQGITDTGEITTLGRGGSDTTAVILAAALQADRCEIYTDVNGVYTADPRYIPTAQKMSEISYQEMLELAHLGAGVLHPRSVECALVHGVNLVVRSSFVEEPGTDIVEVEKMETTLQVRGIAHDLEVARMTVFGLPNRENTLAQLFQTLADAHINVDMIGLSEHAEERVDISFSLAEEESDQAREILEQNKEVLEYQRLEAEMGLAKVSAVGVGMMTRPGVAAQIFQTLSSAGVRIKMVTTSEIKVSCLVEQELALTAAKELHRVFGLDSI encoded by the coding sequence ATGAGCGTCGTCGTAATGAAATTTGGAGGAACTTCTGTAGCAGATGTAGATCGAATTAGGAAAGTTGCTAGTAGAATTCAAAAGAGCTTAGAAGCAGGAGAACATCCTGTAGTTGTTGTATCGGCAATGGGTAAAACCACAGATGATCTCATTGGTTTAGCCAAACAAATTAGTACCAAACCTTCAGCCCGTGAGATGGATATGCTTGTGACGACGGGAGAACAAGTGACGATCTCGTTACTTGCTATGGCACTACAAGAGGTTGGGGTTCTAGCGAGATCATTAACCGGATGGCAAGCGGGAATTCATACGGAAGCGGTACATGGAAAAGCCAAAGTAAGTGAAGTAGATACTTCCACATTAGCAGAGGTGATCGTGGAAGGTGCTGTCCCGATTGTAGCAGGTTTCCAAGGGATTACCGATACCGGAGAGATTACGACACTTGGTCGCGGAGGATCGGACACAACAGCGGTGATTTTAGCTGCAGCTCTCCAAGCAGACCGTTGTGAAATTTATACAGATGTGAATGGTGTTTATACAGCGGACCCTAGATACATTCCTACTGCTCAAAAGATGAGCGAGATCTCCTATCAAGAGATGCTAGAATTGGCTCATTTGGGTGCGGGAGTCCTTCATCCAAGATCGGTAGAATGTGCATTAGTACATGGAGTGAACTTGGTAGTCCGTTCTAGTTTTGTAGAGGAACCTGGTACAGATATCGTGGAGGTAGAAAAAATGGAGACAACTTTACAAGTTAGAGGAATTGCACATGATCTGGAAGTAGCGAGAATGACCGTATTTGGTCTGCCAAATCGGGAGAATACATTGGCACAGCTGTTTCAAACTTTGGCGGATGCCCATATTAATGTGGACATGATTGGTCTGAGTGAACATGCAGAAGAACGAGTTGATATCTCATTTAGTTTGGCAGAAGAAGAGTCAGATCAAGCACGAGAGATCTTAGAACAAAACAAGGAAGTTTTAGAGTATCAGCGATTAGAAGCTGAAATGGGACTTGCTAAGGTATCAGCAGTTGGGGTAGGGATGATGACTCGTCCAGGAGTAGCAGCTCAAATTTTTCAGACGTTAAGTAGTGCTGGGGTTCGAATCAAAATGGTCACCACATCGGAGATTAAAGTTTCTTGTTTAGTAGAGCAAGAACTTGCATTAACAGCAGCAAAAGAACTACACAGAGTGTTTGGATTAGATTCCATTTAA
- a CDS encoding RNA-guided endonuclease InsQ/TnpB family protein, which yields MMKSYKFKIEPNRVQMERIETTLNLCRWLYNTALEQRKFSYEKRGISVNYNMQQNELPRLKKEFPEFKQVQSQVLQDILRRLDKAFKGFFRRIKVGEKAGYPRFQGKNRYDSFTYPQSGFSLDGKYLKLSKIGNVRIKCHRQVEGKIKTCTIIRKNGKYYACFSCEIETITHSTGKQVGVDLGVRHLAITSDGEFFEHPKYFRKSERKLKRLQRIVSKRKKGSNRRRKAVALLAKLHEYIANQRKDIAHKISRYLVDRYDLIAFEDLNIKGMVLNHKLAKSIVDAGWNQLVQFTSYKAEYAGKQVIQVDPYNTSQACSKCGQIVKKERKDRVHSCSCGYTEDRDVNAARNILHKAVGHVPALKCGQLELNLI from the coding sequence ATGATGAAGTCGTACAAATTCAAGATAGAACCTAATCGGGTACAAATGGAACGAATCGAAACTACCTTGAATTTGTGTCGCTGGCTATACAATACAGCTTTGGAACAACGAAAGTTTTCTTATGAAAAACGTGGTATTTCCGTTAACTACAACATGCAACAGAATGAATTACCACGACTAAAGAAAGAGTTTCCAGAGTTCAAGCAGGTACAATCGCAAGTGTTACAGGACATTCTACGTCGTTTAGATAAAGCATTTAAAGGGTTTTTTCGTAGAATCAAAGTGGGAGAGAAAGCAGGATACCCACGCTTTCAAGGTAAAAACCGTTATGATAGCTTCACATACCCACAAAGTGGGTTTTCTCTTGATGGGAAATATCTGAAACTGTCTAAGATCGGTAATGTTCGCATCAAATGCCACAGACAAGTAGAAGGAAAGATCAAGACTTGTACCATCATCCGAAAAAACGGAAAGTACTATGCTTGTTTTTCCTGTGAAATCGAAACCATAACACACTCAACAGGGAAACAAGTCGGTGTTGATCTTGGTGTTAGACATCTTGCTATTACATCTGATGGAGAATTTTTCGAACACCCTAAGTATTTTAGAAAGTCAGAACGAAAACTAAAACGACTTCAGCGCATAGTATCTAAACGTAAGAAAGGTTCCAATCGTCGTAGAAAGGCTGTAGCTTTGCTTGCAAAGCTACATGAGTACATAGCAAATCAAAGAAAAGACATTGCCCATAAAATTAGTAGGTATCTAGTAGATCGCTATGATCTAATTGCCTTTGAAGATCTAAATATCAAAGGAATGGTCTTGAATCACAAATTAGCCAAAAGTATTGTGGATGCTGGATGGAATCAACTTGTACAGTTCACTTCCTACAAAGCAGAATATGCTGGTAAGCAAGTAATACAAGTGGACCCATACAACACGTCTCAGGCTTGCTCAAAATGTGGTCAGATCGTAAAAAAAGAACGAAAAGATAGAGTCCATAGTTGCTCTTGCGGTTATACAGAAGATAGAGATGTAAATGCGGCAAGAAACATACTACATAAAGCAGTTGGACATGTTCCAGCGCTAAAATGCGGACAGTTAGAACTAAACCTAATATAG
- the tnpA gene encoding IS200/IS605 family transposase produces the protein MSKNTVKHARTCVYNVNYHMVWSVKYRRAVLDQEIETYLKVIFQEIAEEKGFEVAMMEVGEQDHVHVFASAHPKVAPSYIMKMLKGISARKLFLKFPRLRNKLWGGHLWNSSFYMETIGSISEETIRKYMENQKKKGGKSNDEVVQIQDRT, from the coding sequence ATGAGTAAAAACACTGTAAAACACGCTAGGACTTGCGTGTATAATGTCAACTACCACATGGTATGGTCGGTGAAGTATCGTAGAGCCGTACTGGATCAAGAGATTGAAACGTATCTAAAAGTTATTTTTCAAGAGATTGCGGAGGAGAAAGGGTTTGAAGTAGCTATGATGGAGGTGGGAGAGCAAGACCACGTCCATGTCTTTGCTTCTGCTCATCCTAAAGTAGCTCCATCATACATTATGAAAATGTTGAAAGGTATTTCCGCTAGGAAGTTATTTCTAAAGTTCCCGAGGCTAAGAAATAAGTTATGGGGTGGTCATCTTTGGAATAGCAGCTTCTACATGGAAACCATTGGCTCTATTTCGGAAGAAACGATTCGTAAGTACATGGAAAATCAGAAAAAGAAAGGGGGAAAATCAAATGATGAAGTCGTACAAATTCAAGATAGAACCTAA
- a CDS encoding endonuclease domain-containing protein — MAPFWLKVKREFQFWKRLFTFFAQWKRTSKLPDWQRLKTESYIEARLYDALKQAGYNVHAQYQIAGYAVDLVLKKERIAIECDGANYHSSPDQKRNDRKKTRVLRKYGWKVLRFTGRQINQNINGVLEKIAKEVLAQKA; from the coding sequence ATGGCCCCTTTTTGGCTAAAAGTGAAACGAGAATTTCAGTTTTGGAAGCGCCTGTTTACTTTTTTCGCTCAATGGAAACGAACGAGTAAACTACCAGATTGGCAACGTTTAAAGACAGAGAGCTATATTGAAGCCCGCTTGTATGATGCCTTGAAGCAAGCGGGTTACAATGTTCATGCACAATATCAGATCGCTGGATATGCGGTGGACTTGGTACTAAAAAAAGAACGGATTGCTATTGAATGTGATGGGGCCAACTATCATTCTAGCCCAGATCAAAAAAGGAATGATCGGAAGAAAACCAGAGTATTACGTAAGTATGGATGGAAGGTACTACGCTTTACTGGAAGGCAGATTAATCAAAATATAAACGGGGTACTAGAAAAGATCGCAAAGGAAGTGCTAGCACAAAAAGCATAG
- a CDS encoding phytoene desaturase family protein produces MKKGVVIGGGIAGLVSASVLASKGYEITLLERNVTLGGKLQKLQVGEYTYDFGPTMITMPWVFERVFREAGKTVDPMLRFLPLTVTSRNFFGSGSMMDLSSDAKHMLDQLDKFSPENREGFLAYLHEIERIYKVVAENFFENPVVEWSDYFSPTLLKSLLSVHPFQSMDHFHRTFFDDSRLVAMMNRYATYIGSSPYQTPATLSWIAYLELVQGAFYIEGGNYRLIESFERLARSVGVKIYKSTPAEEILSANGVVTGVRTEDHVWEADFVISNVDVRTTKEQLLSQTNRSSKHSNPSMSGFITLLGINKKFPHLHHHNLFFPENYGREFVDIFDLREWSLSPAIYVCNSSFSEYDRAPKEGSNLYIQINVPANEGNQREESWFDRYYQYRENIVYWLENDWGLKGLEESIEEERFYGPKEIEEMSGAWQGSIHGPVFHGKGAFLRPPMKDPRIEGLYYTGGSTHPGGGTPMAALSGLTIAQIIERKRKQDVTSYLRKSGS; encoded by the coding sequence ATGAAAAAAGGAGTGGTAATTGGTGGTGGAATTGCGGGACTCGTATCAGCGAGCGTCCTAGCATCCAAAGGCTATGAAATCACATTATTAGAACGAAATGTTACTCTTGGAGGCAAACTACAAAAACTACAAGTAGGAGAGTATACTTACGATTTTGGACCCACCATGATTACGATGCCATGGGTATTTGAGCGAGTTTTTCGGGAAGCTGGTAAAACAGTTGATCCAATGCTCCGATTTCTCCCATTAACAGTGACTAGTCGGAATTTTTTTGGTAGTGGATCTATGATGGATCTTAGCTCCGATGCAAAACATATGTTAGATCAGTTGGACAAGTTCTCTCCAGAAAATAGAGAAGGGTTTCTCGCTTATCTTCATGAAATAGAACGAATCTATAAGGTGGTAGCGGAAAACTTTTTTGAAAATCCAGTGGTGGAATGGTCCGATTACTTTTCGCCTACCCTTTTAAAGTCACTACTATCTGTCCATCCATTTCAGAGTATGGATCATTTTCATCGTACCTTTTTCGATGACTCTCGCTTAGTTGCAATGATGAATCGCTATGCTACTTATATAGGTTCGTCTCCTTATCAGACACCTGCTACTCTTTCATGGATTGCATACTTAGAATTAGTGCAAGGCGCTTTTTATATTGAGGGTGGCAACTATCGCCTCATCGAATCCTTTGAACGTCTAGCACGTTCGGTAGGAGTCAAAATATATAAAAGTACACCAGCAGAAGAGATATTATCTGCAAATGGGGTGGTAACAGGAGTTCGTACAGAAGATCATGTGTGGGAAGCAGACTTTGTTATTAGTAATGTAGATGTGCGAACAACGAAAGAACAACTGTTGAGTCAGACAAATCGATCCAGTAAGCATTCGAATCCTAGTATGTCTGGATTTATTACGTTACTTGGTATTAATAAAAAATTCCCTCATCTACATCATCATAATCTCTTTTTTCCAGAAAACTATGGCCGTGAATTTGTGGACATCTTTGACCTTAGAGAATGGTCTCTATCGCCAGCAATCTATGTTTGTAACTCTAGTTTTTCTGAATATGATCGTGCTCCAAAAGAAGGAAGCAATCTCTATATCCAGATTAATGTACCAGCCAATGAAGGGAATCAGCGAGAAGAAAGCTGGTTCGATCGTTATTATCAATATCGTGAAAATATTGTGTACTGGTTGGAGAACGACTGGGGTTTAAAAGGGCTAGAAGAATCGATTGAAGAAGAACGTTTTTATGGTCCAAAAGAGATCGAAGAAATGTCTGGTGCATGGCAAGGCTCGATACATGGACCTGTATTCCATGGAAAAGGAGCTTTTCTCCGACCACCGATGAAAGACCCACGGATCGAGGGACTCTACTATACAGGTGGTAGTACGCATCCAGGAGGAGGAACACCGATGGCTGCTTTGAGTGGACTCACCATCGCGCAGATCATTGAACGAAAAAGGAAACAAGATGTAACTAGTTATCTTCGAAAAAGTGGTTCTTAA
- a CDS encoding TetR/AcrR family transcriptional regulator, whose protein sequence is MGKKYRTNVGKRSPGRPKRSEQKKLDTESQILHHAGLLFMKSGYAAVSISNITKEVGITKPTLYHYFPDKEHLYTAVLCTHLERVSKEILKGLEGSQSIRSKLFELAYVFFRCAPISMSTLMRDVEEHLEASLIQQVQETYERYIVIPYMNMLQIAMETGEIQNQADRLRTLVDIWLGMLDALSCQITIFQDNQEPKLLETAQTVVNVFMDGVGCNKQED, encoded by the coding sequence GTGGGGAAAAAATATAGAACCAATGTAGGGAAACGTTCTCCTGGTCGTCCGAAGCGATCCGAGCAAAAAAAATTAGACACGGAAAGTCAAATTTTACATCATGCAGGGCTGTTATTCATGAAAAGTGGATATGCAGCGGTTTCGATTAGTAATATAACCAAAGAAGTAGGGATTACCAAGCCTACCTTATATCACTATTTTCCAGATAAAGAGCACCTGTATACTGCTGTTTTATGCACTCATTTAGAACGAGTAAGTAAAGAAATTTTAAAAGGGTTGGAAGGATCTCAGTCTATACGTAGCAAACTTTTTGAATTGGCATATGTGTTTTTTCGATGTGCCCCTATATCCATGAGTACCTTAATGCGTGATGTGGAGGAACACCTAGAAGCGAGCTTGATCCAGCAAGTACAAGAAACATATGAGCGATATATCGTGATTCCTTACATGAATATGCTTCAAATAGCAATGGAAACAGGTGAAATTCAAAACCAAGCAGATCGCTTGCGAACGTTGGTAGATATTTGGCTTGGCATGCTCGATGCTTTGTCTTGTCAGATTACGATATTTCAAGATAACCAAGAGCCTAAATTATTAGAGACAGCCCAAACGGTAGTAAATGTCTTTATGGATGGTGTGGGATGTAATAAACAAGAAGATTAA
- a CDS encoding GNAT family N-acetyltransferase: protein MIRQAKQTDAPFIIPPLYETIGAIGNTLAGTTDPTKTIEILSAFFALPNNRLSYLNTWVLEMDHQIAGFFVAYAGDQSEQLDRPFLDRSFSSESSKISIDKEPEPGEFYLDTLYVHPNFRGQALGRQLLIAFEKIGSELGFSRFGLLVEKENLPAYHLYQKIGYHPDKEKRISETLYQHMILEKRDEKIALNLPLDFLLI, encoded by the coding sequence ATGATAAGACAAGCCAAGCAAACAGATGCACCATTTATCATTCCCCCTCTTTATGAGACGATTGGGGCGATTGGCAATACACTAGCAGGAACTACTGATCCGACAAAAACAATCGAAATACTATCTGCTTTTTTTGCATTGCCGAACAACCGACTCAGCTATCTAAATACATGGGTATTGGAGATGGATCATCAAATTGCTGGATTCTTTGTAGCTTATGCAGGGGATCAATCGGAGCAGTTAGATCGGCCTTTCCTAGACCGATCTTTTTCATCTGAATCTAGCAAAATTTCGATTGACAAAGAACCAGAGCCAGGCGAGTTCTACTTAGATACACTATATGTTCATCCTAATTTCCGTGGACAAGCTCTTGGACGCCAGCTACTAATTGCCTTTGAAAAAATAGGATCTGAGTTAGGATTCTCTCGATTTGGACTACTAGTAGAAAAAGAAAACCTCCCTGCCTATCATCTCTATCAGAAGATTGGTTATCATCCAGACAAAGAAAAACGGATTAGCGAGACTCTTTATCAACATATGATATTAGAAAAAAGAGATGAAAAAATTGCGCTTAACCTACCTTTAGACTTTTTACTCATTTAA